The genomic DNA TGCTGGACCCCCTATAACATCATCATTTTCATCAGGGCCAGGCAGATCTCCGGGGGTCTCTGGGAAGACGACTGCAGTGACTCCATGGACTACGCTTTTTTCATTTGCCGTAACATCGCCTACTTCCACTGCTGCATTAACCCTTTCTTCTACACCTTTGTGGGAACCAAGTTTCGTAGACACCTGTCCCAGGTTCTGGGGAAGTGGATCATGTTTGGGAGCAGGTACCGGCAGTCCAGCCTCAGCAGCAGGACCAGCGAATACTCCCCGCAGACCATCTACGAGTGACGCCAACACCCGGTATCACAGATTTCCTGCCAGTACAATGGTATGTGGGACAAGATGGACCAGAGACACTTAAAGGGACAGCTCAGGATTGAGGCTCCCAAGTCTCCAGCATCACCGAGTATAGATGCACCAACCGAGGACGTATCCGAGCTGAGCACACCGTCAGTGTCATTAATAACGGAGATTGTAATGGATCATATAATCCTCATCAGCGCTGGTCACATACTGAATAAAAccagtgcacaaaactgttgtgtaGCTAAGCCCACCatctgtgatactgcctgctgagccatgtatctaagccTAATctgtgtgcagagctgtgtatctaatcctgccctgtgtgatactatctgctgagctgtgtatctaatcctatcctgtgtgatactatctgctgagctgtgtatctaatcctatcctgtgtgatactatctgctgagctgtgtatctaatcctatcctgtgtgatactatctactgagctgtgtatctaatcctgccctgtgtgatactatctgctgagctgtgtatctaatcctatcctgtgtgatactatctactgagctgtgtatctaatcctgccctgtttaatactgctgagctgtgtatctaatcccatcctgtgatactgactgctgagccatgtatctaagcccatcctgtgtgatactatctgctgagctgtgtatctaatcctgccctgtttaatactatctgctgagctgtgtatctaatcctatcctgtgtgatactatctactgagctgtgtatctaatcctgccctgtttaatactatctgctgagctgtgtatctaatcctgccctgtgtgatagtatctgctgagccgtgtatctaattctctcctgtgtgatactgtctgctgagctgtgtatctaatcctgccctgtgtgatacggtactatctgctgagctgtgtatttaagtcTATCATgcaatgctgtctgctgagctgtgtatctaatcccatcctgtgatactgactgctgagccatgtatctaagcctatcctgtgtgatactgtctgctgagccgtgtatctaaacctttaatgtgatactctgctgctctgtgtatctagtcctattctgtgatactctgctgagatgtgtatctaattctatcctgtgaccctggagcggggggggggggggggcgcacagtatACGACTCTACAACGatattttcactccactagtctGTACGAGGTTGTAGAGGCTTCggagctgctgctaatagttgcccaaccctattaggctactttcacatctccagtttttcctgtgcggcacaatacggcgctctgcagaaaaactgcaaccgtttttttgccgccggttgcggttttttttttgcatagacatacattagtgccgtattgtgccgcatgggcttgcgttcggtccggttttgccgcatgcggcacatttagccgatgccgcagccggatggaaccttgcctgcaacgttttttgctccggcaaaaaaaacgcatccggccgctgcggcacatttttcaatgcatgcctatggacgccggatgtggcgcgatgcggaaaaaaacgcatccggccgccgcatgtaaaaacttatgcaaaggatgcagtgttttcgccgcatcctttgcataggtttcacagccggattgagccgcagtgcaaaaaccggaggtgtgaaagcagccttactaatcCAAAAACTGCAAGACATTCCGGGAATCGCACAATACACCTCTCTATGGAGAGCGCCAGGGTTTCCTAACGTGCATGGTTTagaggggtttgggagctgggctttgagagggataaatagTCACATATTGTGGAGGGGACAGctcagaggcttccctcagttACAAGCGGAGTTTGGGATCCAGAATTCGGAGTTTTATAAGTACTTGCAGCTGAGACCTGCCTATCAGGCGGAAACCTCTATAACGGGCAGAGCTTTGGAGCAGAACACAGTCATGCAACGCatagcaacctctagaggctcagcgGGAGTGATCTCTCCTCTATATGGGATCTATTAGATCTGGTGCACCGGAATTGTCCAGTAAATAAAAATGGGAACGAGCTATAGGACCTATTGaggacaaccaatgggtagaaatGTTAGAAAGCATTCCTAGTCTATCACTGGGGCaggcatacagactgtcacacctgtGCGCTATTCACCACGTATATCGCACTCCTAGATTCCTGTCTGATATCGGAGTTAGAACCGACCCCTTCTGCCGCGATGCAAAATACGTTCTGCAGATCTACTACATATGATGCGGTCGTGTCCTGATATTGGACATTACTGGAGAGAGGCGACAGAGATAATCGATAGAGTATACACGATAGAGACGAGCTTAACTCCCCTTGTATGTATTCTGGGATACGTGGAGGATTTacctctggaggaggaggagggcaaagtggccgtatctagactattatatattgccaggaaactGATCGCTCAACACTGGATCTCGGACCACACTCCTACAATATCTGAAGAGGTCAAAAACGGtaattgggtgataaatgtggagaaaagtatatatcggaaaagaaatggcgtcatcaaatatgaaaaaaatatgagCAGGGTGGATATAGACGGGAGGAAAGACGGGTGGAGGATAGACGGGTGGAGGATAGACGGGTGGAGGATAGACGGGTGGAGGATAGACGGGTGGAGGATAGACGGGTGGAGGATAGACGGGTGGAGGATAGACGGGTGGAGGATAGACGGGTGGAGGATAGACGGGTGGAGGATAGACGGGTGGAGGATAGACGGGTGGAGGATAGACGGGTGGAGGATAGACGGGTGGAGGATAGACGGGTGGAGGATAGACGGGTGGAGGATAGACGGGTGGAGGATAGACGGGTGGAGGATAGACGGGTGGAGGATAGACGGGTGGAGGATAGACGGGAGGAGGATAGACGGGAGGAGGATAGACGGGAGGAGGATAGACGGGTGGAGGATAGACGGGTGGAGGATAGACGGGAGGAGGATAGACGGGAGGAGGATAGACGGGTGGAGGATAGACGGGTGGAGGATAGACGGGAGGAGGATAGACGGGAGGAGGATAGACGGGTGGAGGATAGACGGGTGGAGGATAGACGGGTGGAGGATAGACGGGTGGAGGATAGACGGGTGGAGGATAGACGGGAGGAGGATAGACGGGAGGAGGATAGACGGGAGGAGGATAGACGGGAGGAGGATAGACGGGAGGAGGATAGACGGGAGGAGGATAGACGGGAGGAGGATAGACGGGtggatagacggatggatagacggatggatagacggatggatagacgggtcagggttggcttcgagggaactgattaggtttagattgggcttactctaaattgataacaaggcaaagggcgagaaatttctgtagaacttatctataatgatgacgGAGGTTTGGGGAAAAGGGAGCAGCATGGAGAGAAGGGAGCAGCACGGGGAGAGgagagcagcacggggagaaggagagcagcacggggagaggagagcagcacggggagaagagagcagcacggggagaagggagcagcacggggagaagggagcagcacggggagaagggagcagcacggggagaagggagcagcacggggagaagggagcagcacggggagaggagagcagcacggggagaagagagtagcacggggagaggagagcagcacggggagaagagagcagcacggggagaagagagcagcacggggagaagagcagcacggggagaagagcagcacggggagaagagagcagcacggggagaagagagtagcacggggagaagagagtagcacggggagaggagagcagcacggggagaagagcaGCACGGAGAGAagagcagcacggggagaagagagcagcacggggagaagagagcagcacggggagaagagagcagcacggggagaagggaccagcacggggagaagagagcagcacggggagaagggagcagcacggggagaagggaccagcacggggagaagggaccagcacggggagaagagagcagcacggggagaagagagcagcacggggagaagggaccagcacggggagaagggaccagcacggggagaagagagcagcacggggagaagagagcagcacggggagaagagagcagcacggggagaagagagcagcacggggagaagggagcagcacggggagaagggagcagcacggggagaagggagcagcacggggagaagggagcagcacggggagaagggagcagcacggggagaagagagcagcacggggagaagagagcagcacggggagaagggagcagcacggggagaagagagcagcacggggagaagggagcagCCCGGGGAGAAGggagcagcacggggagaagagagcagcacggggagaagggagcagcacggggagaagagagcagccCGGGGAGAAGGGAGCAGCCCGGGGAGAAGggagcagcacggggagaagagagcagcacggggagaagggagcagCCCGGGGAGAAGggagcagcacggggagaagagagcagcacggggagaagggagcagcacggggagaagagagcagccCGGGGAGAAGGGAGCAGCCCGGGGAGAAGGGAGCAGCCCGGGGAGAAGGGAGCAGCccggggagaagagagcagcacggggagaagggagcagCCCGGGGAGAAGggagcagcacggggagaagagagcagcacggggagaagggagcagtatgggaacaggttagattcttcatcaaaaatgacatctaactgtgtacaatgccaaacaaagAAAAAACccaaagaaaaacaaaagtctaattgATTAATTGATAAATGTAATAATGGTACTTAACTATTGTCTAGGAATGTGCGGAGCTGCAGATCTACATTATCTCTCCTTTCTACAGGACTGTGtaatgtttgttggggaggggaggggagaggctggggaggggaggggagaggctgaggaGCCTCCAAggtttatttggttgtaacttgtaaaactttttaaaaacatttcattaaaaaaaaaattctatcctGTGACActatctcctgagctgtgtatctaatcctctcctgtatgatactgtctgctgagctgtgtatctaatcctgtgtgatactgtctgctgagctgtgtatctaatcctgtgatactgtctgctgagcatctAATCCTGTGATTACTGAGTGCTGAACccagtatctaatcctgtgtgatactgtctgccgaaCCCAGtacctaatcctgtgtgatactgtctgctgagctgtgtatctaatcctgtgtgatactgtctgctgagctgtgtatctaatcctgtgtgatactgtctgctgagctgtgtatctaatcctgtgtgatactgtctgctgagctgtgtatctaatcctgtgtgatgtctgctgaGCATCTCATCCTGTGTGATACCAATtgctgagctgtttatctaatcctgtgtgataagtATGCAGCAATGTATCtcatcctgtgtgatacggtctgccaaGCTGTATCTAAACATATCATGTGATACtccgtgctgagctgtgtatctcatcctgtgtgatactgctggGGTGATGCGGTGACTCCTCTGGGTGTGGACGTCTCGCTGCCCCCCGGGATGCGGTACATGTAGCTGATCTCGTCAGTGGGCCGGCTCCTGTGTAACACAGTCTGTGCACGACGGCGGCAACAAGGGAAAGGCGGCCACGAAAAGCCAAATATCTGCTAGAATGAAATCACAGCAGTCGCCAGAAGGCAGCAGAATTATGATTACGGCTCTGGGAAATAAAGCTACACAGACGCCCAAGATGCCCAGAAGCGTCAGACACGGCGCACATCTCACTGCTGAGGGGTCGTTACCGTGTGTCAGTGCCTCAGCGAGGATTGTGTAGACTGGATACACTGTAAGAAACCCTCAGCTGCACCCATTCACTGACAGCGAGCAGACGTATTGATAGAAGCAGAGTCTGAGTGACAATAATACAGCTTTATTAACAGTGTGCAGGGGGCTGACACCTGCGAGCAGTAACGGGAGTCCACACCCTGAAGGGGGCAGCGCAGGGGTCTCACAGGTTCAGGAGCTTCTCATTGAGAGCGATCTGCGACTGGGTGAGGTTGGCGAGATACGTGACCATCAGCAGGTCCTGAGGAGAGAGCAGAGGTAAGttaatgtaatgagcaccaccatGCAGGGGTGTGAGACCGCTCGCTGCGGCCTCTGAGGGGTTAACGCTGGCACTCACGTTGATGTTGCTGTTCAGCATGGCCTCGAAGTCCTCGGGGGGAGATTTTCGGCACTTGGTTCACCAGGTCCATCAGGAAGCGGCCCACGTTGTTGTCGGCAGAGACTTACCCGACTGAAAGAGGAAGAGACAATGAGTACAAAGAAGGAGGGGGCGCAGCATCCCCCCCAACAGCGCAGCCGCTCACCAGCACGTCCTCCGCATACTGCAGCACGGTGCTCAGAGAGTCCTGCAGGCGCACAGCGGCCGAGCCCACCTGCTGCAGGTCGCTGGTCAGACCGATGGAGCGGTTAGGGTTAAAGCAGGTCTTGGTGATCAGGTCAACTATGGGAGGAGAAAAGGATCAGACGCAGTGCAGAGAGCGACCACAGGAGGGCAGTGTAACCCCATACCACAGATCAGACAAGAGCTCCGGCTCCAGGCCAGATCCCGAGCCCCCCGACAACAGCCCAAGTACAAGCCCCCCTCCCAGCACCGGCCCCTGCTCAGATCCCGAGCCCCCAGGCACAGGTCCTAGCCCAGGTCAGAGCCCCCTCCCAGCACCGGCCTCTGCTAAGATCCCAAGCCCCCCAGCACCAGCCCAGGTACAAGCCCCCACCCAGCACGTGCCCCTGCCTAAATCCCAAGCCCCCCAGCACCAGCCCAGGTACAAGCCCCCACCCAGCACGTGCCCCTGCCTAAATcccaagccacacacacacacacacacacacacacacacaagcttaAGTCCGAGCCACCTCCCAGCACCAGCCCCTGCTCAGATCCCGAGCACCCTGGCCCCAGCAGCCCAGGTCCGAATCCCCCATCACTGGCCCCAGACCGGGTCTaatggccccgtcacacacacagataaatctttggcagatctgtggttggagtgaaatcatggacatattgttccatttgtgcacagccacaaacctgccactgattgtccacgatttcactgcaaccacagatctgccacagatctgccacagatctaccacagatctaccacagatctaccacagatctaccacagatctaccacagatctaccacagatctaccacagatctaccacagacctgccaacaaagatttatctctgtgtgtgacggggcctttagccccccccccctcccatcccACCACAGCACAGACCCCAAGCCTGGCCCCAATCCCCACTCACCTCCAATCCGCTCCGTGTCATAATATATGAACTGCACCGTCAGTGGCGTGAACATCACTCCCATCGTCTTACCGGGGACACCCATCGAAGAGCTGCAAAGGAAAGGGCACACAGGTCTGTACCCGGAGGAGCAACACTCTGCAGAGGAGGAATAATTTGCAGATATATCACTGTGTATCtgtcaggaggaggagcgatgctctgcagaggtcagtggtgtaataagctgcaggaggtggaggagcgatgttctgcagaaAGAGCAGTGGTGTAATCTTCAGGAAGTGGAGGAccgatgctctgcagaggtcagtggtgtaacctgcaggatatatcactgtaTAATgggtggaggagcgatgttctgcagagatCAGTGGTGTAATAAACTGCAGGATAGATCACTATGTATAGgggtggaggagcgatgttctgcagaggtcagtggtgtaatctgCAGGAGTtggaggagcaatgctctgcagagaggtcaatggtgtaataatctgcaggatatatccctgtgtataggaggtggaggagcgaagctctgcagagaggtcagtggtgtaataatctgcaggatatatcactgtgtataggaggtggaggagcgatgctctgcagaggtcagtggtgtaataagctGCAGGAGctggaggagcgatgttctgcagaaAGAGCAGTGGTGTAATCTTCAggaagtggaggagcgatgctctgcagaggtcggTGATATAATAGTCTGCGGGGTACCTGATATAGGCCTTGATGTTCATGCGCGACCCCTGCATGCCGGTGTCCACGGTCATGTGGATGGGGTTGGTGGCCTCGCGGCTGTAATACTCGTGGATGAGCACGGAATGTTCTGTGATGTCGTTGCCGGTGGCGTACCTGCAGTACACAGAGCGGTCAGCAGGGGGAGGCAGCGCTGAGACTCcgcccccagcagccgcccagcaCTCACCAGCCCAGGATCTGCTCCGTGGACGACACCTTCTTGTGAAGCTCGTACATGTTCTTAGCGAACTCCATGTCCACCGCCACCTGCAAAATAAAGGGCATCAAAGGCCGAAACGAGGAGGCCACCCCCCAGGACAGCGGGCACCTCTCCCCCTCCTCCCAGGACAgcgggcacctctcccccctccctcccaggACAGCGGgcacctctccccctccctcccaggACAGCGGgcacctctccccctccctcccaggACAGCGGgtgcctccccccccctctctctctctctcccaggacagcgggcgcctctccctcctctctctcccagGACAGCGAGCGCCtccccaccccctctctctctctcccaggacagcgggcgcctctccccccctctctctcccaggacagcgggcgcctctccctcctctctctcccaggacagcgggcgcctccccaccccctctctctctccaggACAGCGGGCGCCtccccaccccctctctctctcccaggacagcgggcgcctcttcctctctctctctctcttccaggACAGCGGgcgcctctccccctctctctctcccaggacagcgggcgcctctccccctctctctctcccaggacagcgggcgcctctccccctctccctctcccaggacagcgggcgcctctccccctctccctctcccaggacagcgggcgcctctccccctctctctctcccaggacagcgggcacctccccccctctctctctccaggACAGCGGgcacctccccccctctctctctctctcaggacAGCGGgcgcctctccccctctctctctcccaggacagcgggcgcctctccccccctctctctctcccaggacagcgggcgcctctcccccccgctctctctctctcccaggacagcgggcgcctctccccctctctctctcccaggacagcgggcgcctctccccctctctctctctcccaggacagcgggcgcctctccctctctctctcccaggacagcgggcgcctctccccctctctctctctcccaggacagcgggcgcctctccccctctctctctcccaggacagcgggcgcctctcccccccctctctctctccaggACAGCGGgcgcctctccccccctctctctcccaggacagcggcgcctctcccccctctctctcccaggacagcgggcgcctcttcccccctctctctcccaggacagcgggcacccccccctctctctcccaggacagcgggcgcctcttcctctccctctctctcccaggacagcgggcgcctctccccccccctccctctcccaggacagcgggcgcctctcccccccctccctctctcccaggacagcgggcgcctccctcccccctccccctctctcccagcgggcgcctctccccccctccccctctctcccagcgggcgcctctcccccccctccccctctctcccagcgggcgcctctccccccctccccctctctctcccaggacagcgggcgcctctcccccctctccccctctctctctcccaggacagcgggcgcctcttcctctccctctctctcccaggacagcaggcgcctctcccccccccctccctctctctctctctctctcccaggacagcgggcgcctctccccccccctccctctctctctctcccaggacagcgggcgcctctccccccccctccctctctcccaggaCAGCGGGCGCCTCTTCCTCTCCCTTTTCCAGGACAGCGGgcgcctctccccccccctccctctctcccaggacagcgggcgcctcttccccccccctccctctctcccaggacagcgggcgcctcttcctctctctctctctccctcccaggACAGTGggcgcctccccccccccctctctcccaggacagcgggtgcctccccccctctctctctcaggACAGCGGGCGCTcttcctttccccccccctctctctctctctcccagggcAGCGGgcgcctc from Anomaloglossus baeobatrachus isolate aAnoBae1 chromosome 12, aAnoBae1.hap1, whole genome shotgun sequence includes the following:
- the LOC142257700 gene encoding LOW QUALITY PROTEIN: eukaryotic translation initiation factor 3 subunit F-like (The sequence of the model RefSeq protein was modified relative to this genomic sequence to represent the inferred CDS: deleted 1 base in 1 codon), whose translation is MPFILQVAVDMEFAKNMYELHKKVSSTEQILGWYATGNDITEHSVLIHEYYSREATNPIHMTVDTGMQGSRMNIKAYISSSMGVPGKTMGVMFTPLTVQFIYYDTERIGVDLITKTCFNPNRSIGLTSDLQQVGSAAVRLQDSLSTVLQYAEDVLVSGFSADNNVGRFLMDLVNQVPKISPEDFEAMLNSNINDLLMVTYLANLTQSQIALNEKLLNL